A single window of Zea mays cultivar B73 chromosome 10, Zm-B73-REFERENCE-NAM-5.0, whole genome shotgun sequence DNA harbors:
- the LOC103641119 gene encoding putative germin-like protein 12-4 isoform X1 yields the protein MAASSYFLLAAFLAVTASHATASDPSPLQDFCVADIHSPVKVNGFVCKDPMAVIPDDFFKAANLDKARDTMKSKVGSNVTLINVMQLPGLNTLGISLARIDYAPLGENPPHTHPRATEILTVLEGTLYVGFVTSNPNKLFAKVLNKGDVFVFPQGLIHFQFNPVYDKPAVAIAALSSQNPGVITIANAVFGSKPPISDDVLAKAFQVEKGTIDWLQAQFWENNHY from the exons ATGGCTGCGTCCTCGTACTTCCTTCTTGCTGCTTTTCTAGCAGTAACAGCTTCTCATGCCACCGCTTCCGATCCTAGCCCGCTCCAGGATTTCTGTGTTGCTGATATTCACTCTCCTG TGAAGGTGAATGGATTTGTTTGTAAGGATCCTATGGCGGTGATCCCAGATGACTTCTTCAAAGCAGCCAACCTTGATAAGGCTAGAGACACCATGAAGAGCAAGGTGGGGTCCAATGTCACTTTGATCAATGTCATGCAGCTCCCTGGCCTCAACACTCTTGGTATCTCCCTGGCACGTATCGACTACGCGCCATTGGGCGAGAACCCGCCGCACACCCACCCACGTGCCACGGAGATCCTCACGGTTCTCGAGGGGACACTGTACGTCGGGTTTGTCACCTCCAACCCAAACAAGCTATTTGCCAAGGTGCTCAACAAGGGTGATGTGTTCGTATTCCCCCAAGGTCTCATCCATTTTCAATTCAACCCGGTCTATGACAAGCCGGCCGTTGCTATCGCGGCGCTCAGTAGCCAGAACCCTGGGGTTATTACTATCGCCAATGCGGTCTTTGGATCAAAGCCACCGATTTCGGATGATGTCTTGGCCAAGGCTTTCCAGGTGGAGAAGGGGACGATTGATTGGCTCCAGGCTCAATTTTGGGAGAATAACCACTACTAA
- the LOC103641119 gene encoding germin-like protein 8-5 isoform X2: MPPLPILARSRISVLLIFTLLVVKVNGFVCKDPMAVIPDDFFKAANLDKARDTMKSKVGSNVTLINVMQLPGLNTLGISLARIDYAPLGENPPHTHPRATEILTVLEGTLYVGFVTSNPNKLFAKVLNKGDVFVFPQGLIHFQFNPVYDKPAVAIAALSSQNPGVITIANAVFGSKPPISDDVLAKAFQVEKGTIDWLQAQFWENNHY; the protein is encoded by the exons ATGCCACCGCTTCCGATCCTAGCCCGCTCCAGGATTTCTGTGTTGCTGATATTCACTCTCCTGGTAG TGAAGGTGAATGGATTTGTTTGTAAGGATCCTATGGCGGTGATCCCAGATGACTTCTTCAAAGCAGCCAACCTTGATAAGGCTAGAGACACCATGAAGAGCAAGGTGGGGTCCAATGTCACTTTGATCAATGTCATGCAGCTCCCTGGCCTCAACACTCTTGGTATCTCCCTGGCACGTATCGACTACGCGCCATTGGGCGAGAACCCGCCGCACACCCACCCACGTGCCACGGAGATCCTCACGGTTCTCGAGGGGACACTGTACGTCGGGTTTGTCACCTCCAACCCAAACAAGCTATTTGCCAAGGTGCTCAACAAGGGTGATGTGTTCGTATTCCCCCAAGGTCTCATCCATTTTCAATTCAACCCGGTCTATGACAAGCCGGCCGTTGCTATCGCGGCGCTCAGTAGCCAGAACCCTGGGGTTATTACTATCGCCAATGCGGTCTTTGGATCAAAGCCACCGATTTCGGATGATGTCTTGGCCAAGGCTTTCCAGGTGGAGAAGGGGACGATTGATTGGCTCCAGGCTCAATTTTGGGAGAATAACCACTACTAA